In Fusobacterium simiae, the sequence TTATGTGTCCTAATTGCAAAATTATGATGGATATACAGGAAATATATGTAAGCTCTGATTGGTATGGTCGGACCATACATGAAATTTATTTCTAATAATTCTCTAATGAGCATTTTTCATTAGAGCTCTTTGTGATACAAATTTTTAATTATTTTAAATTTTTTTTGAGAAAAAGAGAATTTTTTTACATTTAGTGTATACATACTACTTAGCTTTTTCATACCTCTTTAGATTTATACTTTCCTAATAAATAAAAAAAAGGATTTAGAGCTTTTTATTAACTCTAAATCCTTTTACAATTTTTAAAACAATTTAATTCCTATTTTTTCTTAGTAGCTTTTTTAGCAGCTTTTTGTTCTGCTACTTTGTCAGCTAAAGGTTTTCCAACTTTGAACTTAACAACCTTTTTAGCTTCAACTTTAATCATTTTTCCAGTTTGAGGGTTTTTAACTTCTCTCGCACTTCTTTCTTTTACTTCCCAAGAACCAAATCCTATAAATCTTACTCCATCACCTTTTAGTAAAGCATCTTCAATTGTTTCTAAGAAAGCGTTTACTAATCTTTCAGAATCTTTAATTTTTAGTTCTCCTTTTTCAGCAAATGCATTTACAAATTCCTTTTTTGTCATTTAAATACCTCCATATATTTTATAAAAGTTAAATAATTTGAACGAGAGAAGTTGATTTCTCTACCTTTCTTTCGCATTCTACTATAAAAAATCTTTAATGTCAAGAAAAAAATATTATATTTCAGTATTTTTTTATTAATTTGCTATACAAGTAAGTGAAGTAAACATATTGCCCCAATAAAACCCAATGTTATATTTAATTTTTTAAAATCTCCTACTAATATATAAACAATTAAATAAGATAAAAATCCTAATGCTAATCCTGTACTTATACTGTAAGTTAAAGGCATAGTAAATATTGTAATAAATGCAGGGAACAAAATTTTAAAATCAGAAAAATCAAGTGCTGCAACTTGTCTAAACATAAATATTCCAACTATTATTAATGCTGGAGCTGTTGCATAACCTGGTACTATACTAATAAGGGGAGTAAAAAATAAAGATAATAAGAAACCTAATGCAGTTATTGTTGAGGCCAAACCTGTTCTAGCTCCCGCTACAATTCCAGCAGCAGATTCAACATATGCAGTTACTGTTGATGTTCCTATTGATGCTCCCATTAT encodes:
- a CDS encoding HU family DNA-binding protein, coding for MTKKEFVNAFAEKGELKIKDSERLVNAFLETIEDALLKGDGVRFIGFGSWEVKERSAREVKNPQTGKMIKVEAKKVVKFKVGKPLADKVAEQKAAKKATKKK